One Acidobacteriota bacterium DNA segment encodes these proteins:
- a CDS encoding DUF1385 domain-containing protein: MTYWKQYLRLAAATQLLPALESGEETLVGGQAVLEGVMMRTPHAWGIAVRKQSGEMVSYSDALERPSDKRKWMGWPVIRGVVTLGYAMMLGFRALKFSVNVALAEMTGTAESKPEEKIEISGWMAAANVLLSVGFFIVVYKFLPLLAATGLKHSFPALENRILFNLVDGVIRIGLFLLFVWGIGRARDFHRVYEYHGAEHKTVFAFETGEPVDIPRAQSFVTWHPRCGTSFLMTVMLICIVVYSLFPIDSFWGKFALRIAALPFIAGVSYELIRYAARKRNSLFALLTKPGLWLQRITTQPPADDQVACAILALDCALQVEKQNGGELVIA, encoded by the coding sequence ATGACTTACTGGAAGCAATATCTCCGATTAGCGGCAGCAACGCAGCTGCTCCCCGCACTTGAAAGCGGTGAGGAAACCCTCGTCGGCGGTCAGGCTGTGCTTGAGGGAGTCATGATGCGCACACCTCACGCGTGGGGGATTGCGGTACGGAAGCAGTCTGGAGAAATGGTGTCGTACTCCGATGCGCTGGAGCGTCCGTCCGACAAGCGGAAGTGGATGGGATGGCCAGTGATTCGGGGCGTCGTCACGCTGGGCTATGCCATGATGCTCGGATTTCGGGCGCTGAAGTTTTCGGTGAATGTGGCTCTGGCGGAGATGACCGGCACGGCGGAATCAAAGCCGGAAGAGAAGATAGAGATCAGCGGCTGGATGGCTGCTGCGAATGTTCTTCTCTCGGTTGGATTCTTTATCGTCGTTTATAAGTTCCTTCCTCTGCTGGCGGCGACGGGGCTCAAGCACAGTTTTCCCGCTTTAGAAAATCGAATTCTTTTCAATCTGGTGGACGGAGTGATCCGCATCGGGCTTTTCCTGCTGTTCGTGTGGGGCATCGGCCGGGCGCGGGACTTCCATCGCGTTTACGAATATCACGGCGCCGAGCACAAGACAGTTTTCGCCTTCGAAACGGGAGAGCCGGTCGACATACCGCGCGCGCAGAGCTTTGTTACCTGGCATCCGCGGTGTGGAACGAGCTTTTTGATGACGGTGATGCTCATCTGCATTGTGGTTTACAGCTTGTTCCCGATCGATAGCTTCTGGGGCAAGTTCGCGCTGCGCATCGCTGCGCTTCCGTTTATTGCAGGCGTTTCCTATGAGCTGATTCGGTACGCGGCTCGGAAGCGCAATTCGCTGTTCGCTCTGCTAACCAAGCCAGGATTGTGGCTGCAGCGGATCACGACGCAACCTCCGGCTGACGACCAGGTCGCCTGCGCGATTCTTGCTCTGGATTGCGCGCTCCAGGTTGAAAAGCAAAATGGCGGCGAACTGGTGATTGCCTAG
- a CDS encoding ATP-dependent DNA ligase codes for MLRFAQLCEAVAKTTKKLEKRRLVADYFRQQPEQTASLAAIFLSGDVYPAFSERTLNVGGATVWRAVQQLTARSEQEMAEAYRRHGDVGAAAYELWPAEFTGSVLTLPDLAKLLDDIATARGPAAKLEQVSALLRQCSALEAKYAIKMMVGDLRIGMRESLVEEAIAAAYEKSELAVRRANMLLGDLGETLRLAAEDRLEEARMRLFHPLGFMLAAEVKSSEEATSYFTDAQIEDKYDGIRAQVHCGEGRVRIFSRTQDEISESFPELPPVFQNSPEPLVLDGEILAWGTLDMKNATGSALPFSALQRRLGRKRVSDKLMREVPVVYVAFDVLFADNELVIDRPLRERSEMLTKIIERLAEMQHAASSMHRASQPSLAFDQEETTVNFPRMMRAPLCQAHSAEEIDEIFVEARARGNEGLMIKNRETLYTPGRRGHAWLKMKRELATLDCVVTAVEFGNGKRAGVLSDYTFAVRAENGDLMNVGKAYSGLTDVEIAEMTEWFKQHTLTDFGHSRLVEAKIVLEVAFNNIMRSDRHESGFALRFPRIVRLRPDKPPDEADTVKRVEEIYLSQHRAE; via the coding sequence ATGCTGCGCTTTGCCCAGCTCTGCGAAGCAGTAGCCAAGACCACAAAGAAGCTGGAAAAGCGCAGGCTGGTCGCCGATTACTTCCGCCAGCAGCCTGAACAAACCGCCTCCCTGGCAGCGATCTTCCTTTCCGGAGACGTTTATCCAGCATTTTCCGAGCGCACGCTCAACGTCGGTGGAGCGACGGTCTGGCGCGCCGTGCAGCAACTAACCGCACGCTCCGAACAGGAGATGGCAGAAGCCTATCGTCGCCATGGCGACGTCGGAGCAGCGGCGTACGAGCTATGGCCGGCTGAATTCACCGGATCTGTTCTCACGCTTCCCGATTTGGCAAAGCTGCTCGACGACATCGCCACAGCTCGCGGCCCTGCGGCCAAGCTGGAGCAAGTGAGCGCGCTGCTGCGGCAATGCTCCGCATTGGAAGCGAAATACGCCATCAAGATGATGGTTGGCGACCTTCGTATCGGCATGCGCGAGAGCCTGGTGGAAGAGGCGATCGCCGCTGCCTATGAGAAATCCGAGCTGGCCGTCCGTCGCGCCAACATGCTGCTCGGCGACCTCGGCGAAACACTTCGCCTCGCAGCCGAAGACCGCCTCGAAGAAGCGCGCATGCGGCTCTTCCATCCGCTCGGATTCATGCTGGCCGCCGAAGTGAAGTCGAGTGAAGAGGCGACATCGTACTTCACGGACGCGCAAATCGAAGACAAGTACGACGGCATTCGCGCCCAGGTGCACTGCGGCGAAGGACGCGTCCGCATCTTCTCGCGCACGCAGGACGAAATCAGCGAGTCATTTCCCGAGCTTCCGCCTGTGTTCCAAAACAGTCCAGAACCGCTAGTGCTCGATGGCGAGATTCTCGCCTGGGGAACTTTGGATATGAAAAACGCGACCGGCAGCGCTCTTCCCTTCTCCGCTCTGCAGAGGCGACTCGGACGAAAGCGTGTGAGCGACAAACTGATGCGTGAGGTTCCGGTCGTTTATGTAGCGTTCGACGTTCTCTTCGCCGATAACGAACTCGTGATCGACCGTCCACTTCGCGAACGCTCCGAGATGCTGACGAAAATCATCGAGCGCCTGGCAGAGATGCAGCATGCTGCGTCTTCTATGCACCGAGCGTCACAGCCGAGTCTGGCCTTTGACCAGGAGGAGACTACAGTCAACTTTCCCCGCATGATGCGCGCGCCGCTATGCCAAGCCCATAGCGCCGAGGAAATCGATGAGATCTTCGTGGAAGCCCGAGCCCGAGGCAACGAAGGCCTGATGATTAAGAATCGCGAAACCCTCTACACCCCCGGCCGCCGCGGCCATGCCTGGCTCAAGATGAAGCGCGAGCTGGCGACCCTGGATTGTGTAGTAACCGCCGTCGAGTTCGGAAATGGGAAGCGTGCGGGCGTGCTGAGCGACTACACGTTCGCGGTGCGCGCAGAAAATGGAGACCTGATGAACGTCGGCAAAGCCTACTCCGGACTCACCGATGTCGAGATCGCGGAGATGACCGAGTGGTTCAAGCAGCACACGCTGACTGACTTCGGCCACTCCCGCCTTGTAGAAGCAAAAATCGTCCTCGAAGTAGCCTTCAACAACATCATGCGCTCCGACCGCCACGAGAGCGGCTTCGCCCTGCGCTTCCCCCGCATAGTCCGCCTGCGGCCAGACAAACCACCCGACGAGGCCGATACTGTGAAGCGCGTGGAAGAAATTTACTTGAGCCAGCACCGCGCAGAATGA
- the rpmB gene encoding 50S ribosomal protein L28, translated as MARVCEICGKGPQFGNNISHAHNVTKRRWNVNLRSVRAVVQGSHRRMKVCASCLKSGKVQKA; from the coding sequence ATGGCACGCGTATGCGAAATCTGCGGCAAGGGGCCGCAATTTGGAAATAACATCAGCCACGCTCATAACGTCACCAAGCGGCGCTGGAACGTGAATCTGCGTTCGGTCCGGGCGGTCGTTCAGGGATCGCATCGACGCATGAAGGTGTGCGCCAGCTGTTTGAAGAGTGGGAAGGTGCAGAAGGCGTAG
- a CDS encoding biotin--[acetyl-CoA-carboxylase] ligase → MNSPVPYDLAELSTALENTLFSGKVHFLPKTGSTNTLAMQAATAGVEEGTVIFADQQTAGRGRNGHNWHSEPATAVLASIVLRPKILPMQSLWLSLMTGVAVHEAILRTCGISCDLRWPNDLLIDGKKVCGILTEISADAEQLRFAVIGIGINVNQPSFPSEIASLATSLQMETGKQWSRTELLIALLKRLEAEYRGTLAAGQDSLLRKVESISSYVRGKRVHVDEAGGYDGITEGLDARGFLRVRTAESMRTVLSGGVRAIG, encoded by the coding sequence ATGAACTCCCCGGTCCCCTACGATCTGGCCGAACTCAGCACCGCTCTCGAAAACACGCTCTTCTCCGGTAAAGTCCACTTCCTTCCCAAAACGGGCTCAACGAACACCCTCGCCATGCAAGCTGCCACTGCAGGCGTGGAAGAAGGAACGGTAATCTTCGCCGACCAGCAAACCGCCGGGCGTGGACGCAATGGTCACAACTGGCACTCCGAGCCAGCCACCGCGGTTCTGGCCTCCATCGTGCTGCGCCCGAAGATTCTGCCGATGCAATCTCTCTGGCTGTCGCTCATGACGGGAGTCGCGGTGCACGAAGCCATCCTGCGCACCTGCGGTATCTCATGCGATCTGCGCTGGCCCAACGATCTGCTGATTGATGGCAAGAAAGTTTGCGGAATCCTCACCGAGATCTCGGCCGACGCCGAGCAGCTTCGCTTCGCTGTGATCGGAATTGGAATCAACGTGAATCAGCCGTCATTCCCCAGCGAGATCGCCAGCCTGGCAACTTCCCTGCAGATGGAAACCGGCAAGCAATGGTCGCGCACCGAACTGCTGATCGCGCTGCTGAAGAGGCTTGAGGCTGAATACCGCGGCACACTCGCAGCGGGACAAGACTCGCTGCTCCGCAAAGTGGAATCCATCTCCAGTTACGTGCGTGGCAAACGCGTGCATGTGGACGAAGCTGGAGGATACGACGGAATTACCGAGGGCCTCGACGCACGCGGGTTCCTGCGAGTACGCACCGCAGAAAGCATGCGAACCGTGTTGTCTGGCGGAGTGAGAGCGATCGGGTGA
- a CDS encoding type III pantothenate kinase, giving the protein MLLVVDVGNTNTVLGLYRPSHEQSGATPRFDQMVANWRVGTIRTSTADEYGVLFRNLFAMQKIDAADVKAVVIASVVPPLDSTLREVSERYFQTKPLFIEPGVKTGMPVLVDNPAEVGADRIVNGVAAFERYGGPCIVVDFGTATTFDIISERGEYLGGVIAPGVGVSAEALFSHTARLPKVDIRRPARVIGTNTVAHIQSGLFYGYIGLTDGLIERIIEEIGDKKPKIVSTGGLATLIASGSRYIGIVDEMLTLDGMRIIYERNTGARQAKKAQSAGEKRAM; this is encoded by the coding sequence ATGCTCCTAGTAGTCGACGTCGGCAACACCAACACGGTCCTGGGACTCTATCGTCCGAGCCATGAGCAGTCAGGCGCGACGCCGCGCTTCGATCAGATGGTCGCAAACTGGCGTGTGGGAACGATTCGCACCAGTACGGCGGACGAATACGGCGTCCTCTTCCGCAATCTGTTCGCGATGCAGAAGATCGACGCTGCCGACGTGAAGGCCGTAGTCATTGCTTCAGTTGTGCCGCCACTCGACTCCACCCTGCGCGAAGTCAGCGAACGCTACTTCCAGACCAAGCCGCTGTTCATCGAGCCGGGTGTGAAAACGGGAATGCCGGTGCTGGTCGATAATCCTGCAGAAGTAGGCGCCGACCGCATCGTGAACGGCGTGGCCGCCTTCGAACGCTACGGCGGGCCATGCATCGTCGTCGACTTCGGGACTGCCACAACCTTCGACATCATCTCAGAGCGCGGAGAATACCTTGGCGGCGTGATCGCTCCCGGAGTGGGAGTCTCGGCGGAGGCTTTGTTCTCGCACACCGCCCGTCTTCCCAAAGTGGATATTCGCAGACCGGCGCGCGTGATCGGCACCAACACCGTCGCGCACATTCAATCCGGACTCTTCTACGGCTACATCGGACTGACCGACGGGCTGATCGAACGCATCATCGAAGAGATTGGCGACAAGAAGCCAAAGATCGTCTCCACCGGCGGACTGGCCACGCTCATCGCTTCAGGCTCGCGCTACATCGGCATCGTCGACGAGATGCTGACGCTCGACGGGATGCGCATTATCTACGAGCGCAACACCGGCGCCAGGCAGGCGAAAAAAGCACAGAGCGCGGGAGAGAAGAGAGCGATGTGA
- a CDS encoding 23S rRNA (uracil(1939)-C(5))-methyltransferase RlmD, with protein sequence MTPVELTIEKLVYGGEGLARLASDRESRAKTVFVPYVLPGEKVEAAIAEERPGFARAELRKVLQPSPKRTAAPCPYFGECGGCHYQHISYDEQLRLKTEILRETLRRNAKLDLELEIQTHASPAFGYRNRTRFHLQVKPDFTIGYFKHGSHELLSVRECPISSRLINRALGQIWKLSELGQVPEQVGEIETFADANDERLIAELYLLPGRVNNDDLNKFASALAAGVPEIHGIASFARVDSRSHTAEMPKACPLHGDASIAYEAAGEIYRVSAGAFFQTNRFLLPSMIELAMGERKGRIALDLYSGVGLFAVPLARRFERVIAVESSPVAVADLRANIPENVKVSSQTAEAYLSSVAGTLKPDLIVLDPPRAGLSEEVTAQVSRLAPREIVYVSCDPATLARDLKQFTSGGWKIAEMHLIDLFPQTFHIETCTVLRRN encoded by the coding sequence GTGACGCCAGTGGAACTGACGATTGAAAAATTGGTCTACGGCGGCGAGGGCCTGGCACGACTTGCGAGCGATCGCGAGTCGCGCGCAAAGACCGTCTTCGTTCCGTATGTGCTGCCCGGCGAGAAAGTCGAAGCCGCCATTGCGGAAGAACGTCCGGGATTCGCTCGGGCGGAGCTCAGAAAAGTGCTGCAACCCTCGCCCAAGCGTACCGCTGCGCCTTGTCCCTACTTTGGCGAATGCGGAGGCTGCCATTACCAGCACATCAGCTACGACGAGCAGCTACGCCTGAAGACGGAGATCTTGCGGGAAACGCTGCGCCGCAACGCCAAGCTGGATCTCGAGCTCGAAATTCAGACGCATGCTTCGCCGGCTTTCGGATATCGCAATCGCACCAGATTTCATCTGCAGGTGAAACCCGACTTTACCATCGGGTACTTCAAGCATGGCTCGCATGAGCTGCTGTCCGTTCGCGAGTGCCCGATCAGCTCTCGGCTGATTAACCGGGCACTGGGACAAATCTGGAAATTAAGTGAACTGGGTCAGGTCCCTGAGCAGGTCGGCGAGATCGAGACGTTCGCCGATGCAAACGACGAGCGCCTCATCGCAGAGCTCTACTTGCTTCCCGGTCGAGTCAATAACGACGACTTGAACAAATTCGCCAGCGCTCTGGCCGCAGGGGTGCCGGAGATTCACGGCATAGCCAGCTTTGCGCGAGTTGACTCTCGATCGCACACCGCCGAAATGCCAAAAGCTTGCCCGCTGCATGGAGATGCATCGATCGCTTACGAAGCGGCAGGGGAAATATACCGGGTGAGCGCCGGAGCGTTCTTTCAAACCAACCGCTTTCTTCTTCCCAGCATGATTGAGCTGGCCATGGGCGAACGTAAAGGCCGAATCGCCCTTGACCTATATTCCGGAGTCGGACTCTTTGCCGTGCCGCTGGCGCGGCGCTTCGAGCGTGTGATCGCGGTCGAATCTTCGCCAGTCGCAGTGGCTGATCTGCGGGCGAATATTCCTGAGAACGTTAAGGTCTCGTCCCAGACCGCAGAAGCGTACCTGAGCAGCGTTGCCGGTACTCTGAAACCAGATCTGATCGTCCTGGATCCTCCCCGAGCCGGATTAAGCGAGGAGGTAACGGCCCAGGTCTCCCGCCTGGCGCCGCGCGAGATTGTGTATGTCTCCTGCGATCCCGCCACCCTGGCGCGCGATTTGAAACAGTTTACGTCCGGCGGATGGAAGATCGCGGAGATGCATTTGATCGATCTCTTCCCGCAGACGTTCCATATTGAAACGTGTACGGTGTTGCGCCGAAACTAG
- a CDS encoding amidohydrolase: MQKVLLLFLLVLTSQFSSVQNASPVVSESIHVFCGAVFNSSSGQLIPRQLIDIKDDRVAAIQDWRNLFDRSLPAGTIDLHSETCVPGLIDTHTHVLLQGDITAEDYDKQLLKESIAYRAIQATQSALRALNNGFTTIRDLETEGAGYADVDLRNAINRGIVPGPRMKVATRALDVTGSYPLLGYSPEITVPHGVQIVDSPDEVRKAVREQLSHGADWTKVYVDRGYYVRPDGVLDDIPTFTLEELRAAVDETHRQRHKIAAHAMALQGVHNTVEAGVDSVEHGNYISDADLKTMVAKGIYYVPTIYVGEYVAEGRARAGAQVWLQMLKIHEDSFRRALKAGVKIAFGTDVGGFDWKINPAVEFPLMVKYGMTAAQALQAATRNAADLLSMSDQIGSIEVGKFADIVAVPGNPLEDVGMLQKIDFVMKGGQVYRKP, encoded by the coding sequence ATGCAAAAAGTGCTACTGCTCTTCCTTCTGGTATTGACCTCGCAATTCTCATCAGTGCAGAACGCATCTCCAGTCGTCTCAGAATCAATCCACGTGTTCTGCGGAGCCGTCTTCAATTCGTCTTCCGGGCAGCTGATTCCTCGGCAACTTATTGATATTAAAGATGATAGAGTCGCAGCAATTCAGGACTGGCGCAACCTCTTTGATCGGTCTCTGCCGGCAGGAACGATCGACCTGCATAGCGAGACATGCGTTCCCGGCCTCATCGATACGCACACGCATGTTCTGCTGCAGGGCGATATCACGGCCGAAGATTATGACAAGCAGTTGCTAAAAGAATCCATTGCCTATCGCGCGATTCAGGCGACTCAATCTGCGCTACGGGCGCTGAACAACGGCTTCACTACAATTCGCGATCTTGAGACCGAAGGAGCCGGATACGCCGATGTCGATCTGCGCAATGCGATCAATCGCGGCATCGTTCCTGGTCCAAGAATGAAAGTCGCAACCCGCGCTCTCGACGTCACAGGATCGTATCCGCTGCTCGGTTATTCACCGGAGATCACCGTTCCTCATGGAGTGCAGATCGTCGATAGTCCGGACGAGGTGCGCAAGGCCGTTCGCGAGCAATTGTCACACGGCGCAGACTGGACGAAGGTCTACGTCGATCGCGGCTATTACGTACGCCCGGACGGCGTGCTTGACGACATTCCGACGTTCACGCTGGAAGAGCTGCGTGCCGCGGTTGATGAAACTCATCGTCAGCGGCACAAGATCGCTGCGCACGCGATGGCCCTGCAGGGCGTACACAACACCGTGGAGGCGGGCGTGGATTCGGTCGAGCACGGAAATTACATCAGCGATGCTGACCTTAAGACCATGGTCGCGAAAGGCATCTATTACGTTCCTACCATCTACGTCGGCGAGTACGTCGCGGAAGGACGCGCCAGGGCTGGAGCGCAGGTCTGGCTGCAAATGCTCAAGATTCACGAAGACAGCTTCCGTCGCGCACTCAAGGCTGGAGTAAAGATCGCTTTTGGAACTGACGTAGGCGGCTTCGATTGGAAGATCAATCCAGCGGTCGAATTTCCGCTGATGGTGAAATATGGCATGACAGCGGCACAGGCACTTCAGGCGGCCACGCGAAACGCCGCCGATTTGCTCAGCATGTCAGATCAGATTGGCTCGATCGAAGTGGGAAAGTTCGCGGATATTGTGGCCGTGCCAGGCAATCCGCTTGAAGATGTCGGGATGCTGCAGAAGATCGATTTCGTGATGAAGGGCGGGCAGGTGTACAGGAAGCCGTGA